In the genome of Raphanus sativus cultivar WK10039 chromosome 4, ASM80110v3, whole genome shotgun sequence, one region contains:
- the LOC108833202 gene encoding 50S ribosomal protein L28, chloroplastic: MTTIMATQGAILRLRTSSSSKSVAKPTELGFLSSQLSGLRISHAPSDDVINRISLPSFPGALQPIVARRICPFTGKKANRANKVSFSNHKTKKLQFVNLQYKKVWWEAGKRFVKLRLSTKALKTIEKNGLDAVAKKAGIDLRKK, encoded by the exons atgacGACGATAATGGCGACGCAGGGGGCTATTCTGCGATTACGAACGAGCTCATCCTCAAAGTCCGTCGCTAAGCCAACGGAGCTCGGCTTCCTCAGCTCTCAGCTCAGTGGCTTAAGAATCTCGCATGCTCCCTCCGATGACGTCATCAACCGCATCTCCCTTCCTTCCTTTCCCGGTGCTCTTCAGCCAATCGTCGCCC GGAGGATCTGTCCTTTTACTGGGAAGAAAGCAAACAGAGCAAACAAAGTCTCCTTCTCTAACCACAAGACCAAGAAGTTGCAGTTCGTCAACTTACAGTACAAGAAAGTTTGGTGGGAAGCTGGGAAACGCTTCGTCAAGCTTCGTTTATCAACAAAGGCCTTGAAGACCATTGAGAAGAACGGTCTCGACGCTGTTGCCAAGAAAGCTGGCATAGATCTTCGCAAGAAATAG
- the LOC108833203 gene encoding CRIB domain-containing protein RIC1-like gives MATTMKGLLKGLRYITQIFDEEKEEEMQIGFPTDVKHVAHIGSDGPAANTPSWMNDFKPQENENAQVVSRGNSNKYNPQEMNQHGAGLKELLPPTSNEKPKHRHRRKPGSSGSVASSEEPAKQSSRHNRSKHGSMDSSSSDQEPSVRRRRSGGAKDTEGMILPDGSVPPRKSKPRKQKGSIGGEGSVRRSSKGKPETES, from the exons ATGGCAACGACTATGAAAGGCCTTCTTAAGGGCCTTCGTTACATTACTCAGATTTTTG acgaagagaaagaagaggagaTGCAGATAGGGTTTCCGACCGATGTAAAGCATGTTGCTCATATTGGCTCTGATGGTCCAGCTGCCAATACTCCAAGCTGG ATGAATGACTTCAAACCTCAAGAAAATGAGAATGCTCAAGTCGTTTCCAGAGGCAACTCCAACAAATACAACCCTCAAG AGATGAACCAACATGGAGCCGGGCTAAAAGAACTGCTTCCTCCGACCAGCAACGAGAAACCGAAACACAGACACAGACGCAAACCAGGAAGCAGCGGGAGCGTTGCATCATCAGAGGAACCGGCGAAGCAGTCATCAAGACATAACCGAAGCAAACACGGGTCGATGGACTCATCGTCTAGTGATCAAGAGCCTTCGGTACGTAGAAGGCGTAGCGGTGGTGCCAAAGACACGGAAGGTATGATTCTTCCAGATGGTTCAGTTCCTCCACGGAAGAGTAAACCTCGGAAACAAAAAGGATCGATAGGTGGGGAAGGGTCCGTGAGGAGATCATCAAAAGGAAAACCAGAGACTGAGAGTTGA
- the LOC108836072 gene encoding glycolipid transfer protein 1: MEGTVFTPCLEGMKNVKSEQGEMLTKPFLDLCKTILPVIDKFGAAMTLVKADIGGNISRLEKNYLSDPDKYKYLYTFVQGEIESKTAKGSSSCTNGLLWLTRAMDFLVELFRNLVAHQDWPMSQACGESYQKTLKKWHGWLASSTFSMALKLAPDRKKFMDVISGSGDIYADMERFCTEFGPFLQENHKFLASVGLDDLKAS; encoded by the exons ATGGAAGGGACTGTGTTCACCCCGTGTTTGGAAGGAATGAAGAATGTCAAGTCTGAACAAGGGGAGATGCTTACTAAGCCTTTTCTAGACCTCTGCAAGACCATCTTGCCTGTTATAG ATAAGTTTGGAGCCGCTATGACTCTCGTGAAAGCTGACATTGGTGGCAACATATCG AGGTTGGAGAAGAACTACTTGTCTGATCCGGACAAGTACAAGTACTTGTACACATTTGTTCAAGGTGAAATTGAGTCTAAGACAGCAAAAGGATCGTCTAGTTGTACCAACGGTCTTCTCTGGTTAACCAG AGCAATGGATTTCTTAGTGGAGCTGTTCCGCAACTTGGTAGCACATCAAGACTGGCCAATGTCACAGGCTTGTGGTGAATCTTACCAAAAAACACTCAAGAAATGGCACGGATGGCTCGCCAGCTCTACCTTCTCT aTGGCCTTAAAGCTTGCTCCAGACAGGAAGAAGTTCATGGATGTCATATCTGGTTCTGGTGACATATACGCTGACATGGAAAGGTTTTGCACTGAGTTTGGTCCATTCCTTCAAGAAAATCATAAGTTTCTG gCTAGCGTTGGTTTGGATGACCTGAAAGCTTCTTGA